Proteins co-encoded in one Candidatus Thiodictyon syntrophicum genomic window:
- a CDS encoding leucine-rich repeat domain-containing protein, whose protein sequence is MSKEQRQIALERIAAERAARTGRLDISGLGLERLPDDLFQLEWLEVLVLGGSGWWFEPDKRNSLAALPPLLPRLPHLRVLDCSYTDLPDLTALAGLAALRSLDCSRTQAADLGALAGLMSLQSLDCSGTQVADFAPLAGLRALQSLTCVGTRVADLAPLAGLAALQLLDCSYTPVADLAPLAGLRALQSLTCSRTQVADLAPLAGLRALQSLTCWGTQVADLAPLAGLSALQSLECSFTQVADLTPLAGLSALQSLKCSFTQIADLTPLAGLTALQALDCAQTRGADLAPLAGLTALQSLNCSDTQVADLAPLAGLTALESLDCSHTQVADLAPLTALPALRKLDCWGAPVSDLPEALIESAALEDLILSAGPGLAAIPAEVLSQDHKDNCLPRLRAHLADLRTGALPLRDLKVIILGNGRIGKTQICRRLRGEPFEPDADSTHGISVTSVELAMPAGQEPATLNLWDFGGQDLYHGTHALFMRTRAVFLLVWTPGSECGEHEHGGQVFRNRPLPYWLEYIRHLGGEASPVVLVQNQCDGGRGERANLPVDAEQLQPFEEDGRLFTRLAYSARDDSGRARLMDALQQAVTGLREVQGRPLIGRNRLAVWDQLRAWRDADAACPDAAGRRHRLLPYPDFESLCRTAGVHSPETFAEVLHNAGMVFFRRGLFGDQLVLDQSWALNAVYALFTREGGVHRTLRRLGGRFTRFDLDDLLWRGRGLSAADQESLLEMMVSSGVCFVHRRTNDDDATEYVAPDLLPAGRSALAEEIAARWDPLPGEPLAAAFAYPFLSPSIARAVLSNIGQLAGATALYWRYGLCLYDATSRASAIVEELPDAQGYGGQVRIQTRGAGAETLLRGLVERIAKLNERSGWSNRLLEGEMPRPRDPIPPTIVPAAPPAIAPAEPEVYVSYGWARERTDPLVGALCDSLAGQGLHIRRDTTGLQPGDRISRFMERLSAGRCVVVVLSAAYLRSESCMTELYRIYTNARQREDAFLGHIVPLVQDDARIGTIRERVEHAAYWKQEHDGLAALLREHGAEVLGAADFARFKLIGDFYRQVGDMLALANDVLLARDRPTLSRDGFAMVRGLIERALA, encoded by the coding sequence ATGAGCAAGGAACAACGACAGATTGCACTGGAGCGGATCGCGGCCGAACGGGCGGCGCGAACCGGGCGGTTGGATATCAGCGGTCTGGGGCTTGAGCGTCTGCCGGATGATCTGTTCCAACTGGAGTGGCTGGAAGTGTTGGTGTTAGGCGGCAGCGGCTGGTGGTTCGAGCCGGATAAGCGCAACAGCCTCGCGGCGCTCCCGCCGCTTCTTCCCCGCCTCCCTCATTTGCGTGTCCTGGACTGCTCCTACACCGATCTTCCCGACCTCACCGCGCTGGCCGGACTCGCAGCGCTCCGATCGCTCGACTGCTCGCGCACCCAGGCCGCCGACCTCGGCGCGCTGGCCGGGCTCATGTCGCTCCAATCGCTCGACTGCTCGGGCACGCAAGTCGCCGACTTCGCCCCGCTGGCCGGGCTCAGGGCGCTCCAATCGCTCACCTGCGTGGGCACCCGGGTCGCCGACCTCGCCCCGCTGGCCGGGCTCGCGGCACTCCAATTGCTCGACTGCTCGTACACCCCGGTCGCCGATCTCGCCCCGCTGGCCGGGCTAAGGGCGCTCCAATCGCTCACCTGCTCGCGCACGCAGGTCGCCGACCTCGCCCCGCTGGCCGGGCTAAGGGCGCTCCAATCGCTCACCTGCTGGGGCACCCAGGTCGCCGACCTCGCCCCTCTGGCCGGGCTCTCGGCGCTCCAATCGCTCGAATGCTCGTTCACCCAGGTCGCTGACCTCACTCCGCTGGCCGGGCTCTCGGCGCTCCAATCGCTCAAGTGCTCGTTCACCCAGATCGCTGACCTCACTCCGCTGGCCGGGCTCACGGCGCTCCAAGCGCTCGACTGCGCGCAAACCCGGGGCGCCGACCTTGCCCCGCTGGCCGGGCTCACGGCGCTCCAATCGCTCAACTGCTCGGACACCCAGGTCGCCGACCTCGCCCCGCTGGCCGGACTCACGGCGCTCGAATCGCTCGACTGCTCGCACACCCAGGTCGCCGACCTCGCCCCGCTGACCGCACTCCCGGCACTCCGCAAACTCGATTGCTGGGGAGCGCCCGTTTCCGACCTGCCCGAGGCCCTGATTGAATCGGCCGCTTTGGAAGATCTGATCCTCAGCGCCGGCCCTGGCCTCGCCGCGATCCCGGCCGAGGTCCTATCCCAGGACCACAAGGACAACTGCCTCCCCCGCCTCCGCGCCCACCTCGCCGACCTGCGCACCGGCGCCCTGCCCCTGCGTGACCTGAAGGTCATCATCCTGGGCAACGGCCGTATCGGCAAGACCCAGATCTGTCGCCGGCTGCGCGGCGAGCCGTTCGAGCCGGACGCCGACTCGACCCACGGGATCAGCGTGACCTCGGTGGAGTTGGCGATGCCCGCGGGCCAGGAGCCGGCAACCCTGAACCTCTGGGACTTCGGCGGCCAGGACCTCTACCACGGGACCCATGCGCTCTTCATGCGCACCCGGGCGGTCTTCCTGCTGGTCTGGACGCCGGGCAGCGAGTGCGGCGAGCACGAGCACGGCGGCCAGGTGTTCAGGAATCGGCCGCTGCCCTACTGGCTGGAATACATCCGCCACCTGGGCGGTGAGGCGAGCCCGGTGGTCCTGGTCCAAAACCAATGCGACGGCGGCCGGGGCGAGCGGGCGAACCTGCCGGTGGACGCGGAGCAACTGCAACCGTTCGAGGAGGACGGCCGGCTCTTCACCCGGCTCGCCTACAGCGCCCGGGACGACAGCGGCCGGGCACGCCTGATGGACGCGCTGCAACAGGCGGTGACCGGGCTGCGGGAGGTGCAGGGTCGGCCGCTGATCGGGCGCAACCGGCTCGCGGTCTGGGACCAGTTGCGGGCCTGGCGCGACGCCGATGCGGCCTGTCCGGACGCCGCCGGGCGCCGACACCGGCTGCTGCCCTACCCTGACTTCGAGTCGCTGTGCCGGACCGCGGGTGTTCATAGCCCCGAGACCTTCGCCGAGGTCCTGCACAACGCGGGCATGGTCTTCTTTCGGCGCGGCCTCTTCGGCGACCAACTCGTGCTGGACCAGTCCTGGGCACTGAACGCGGTCTATGCGCTCTTCACCCGCGAGGGCGGGGTCCATCGCACCCTGCGCCGACTTGGCGGGCGCTTCACGCGGTTCGACCTCGACGACCTGCTGTGGCGCGGGCGCGGGCTCTCGGCGGCCGACCAGGAATCACTGCTCGAAATGATGGTGTCGAGCGGGGTCTGCTTCGTCCATCGCCGGACCAATGACGACGACGCGACCGAGTATGTCGCCCCGGACCTGCTCCCCGCCGGCCGATCGGCCCTGGCCGAGGAGATCGCGGCCCGCTGGGACCCGCTGCCCGGCGAGCCGTTGGCGGCGGCCTTCGCCTATCCCTTCCTGTCGCCGTCCATCGCCCGGGCGGTTCTATCAAACATCGGCCAGTTGGCCGGTGCCACCGCGCTCTACTGGCGCTACGGCCTCTGTCTCTATGACGCGACGAGCCGCGCGAGCGCCATCGTCGAGGAGCTACCGGACGCGCAAGGCTACGGCGGCCAGGTCCGCATCCAGACCCGGGGCGCCGGGGCCGAGACCCTGTTGCGCGGCCTGGTGGAGCGGATCGCAAAGTTGAACGAGCGTTCCGGATGGTCCAACCGTCTGCTGGAGGGCGAAATGCCGAGACCCCGCGATCCGATCCCGCCCACCATCGTGCCGGCCGCGCCCCCCGCCATCGCGCCCGCCGAGCCGGAGGTCTATGTCTCCTACGGCTGGGCACGGGAGCGCACGGACCCGCTAGTCGGGGCGCTCTGCGATTCCCTGGCCGGACAGGGCCTGCACATCCGCCGGGACACCACCGGGTTACAGCCGGGCGACCGGATCTCGCGGTTCATGGAGCGCCTGAGCGCGGGCCGCTGCGTGGTCGTGGTCTTGAGCGCCGCCTATCTGCGCTCCGAGTCCTGCATGACCGAGTTGTACCGGATCTACACCAATGCGCGTCAGCGGGAGGACGCGTTCCTGGGACACATCGTGCCCCTGGTGCAGGACGATGCGCGCATCGGCACCATTCGGGAGCGTGTCGAACACGCGGCCTACTGGAAGCAGGAGCATGACGGGCTCGCGGCACTGCTGCGCGAGCACGGCGCGGAGGTCCTGGGCGCAGCGGACTTTGCCCGCTTTAAGCTGATCGGCGACTTCTACCGCCAGGTGGGCGACATGCTGGCCCTGGCCAACGATGTCCTGCTCGCCCGCGACCGCCCGACCCTGTCGCGGGACGGGTTCGCCATGGTCAGGGGCTTGATCGAGCGGGCGCTGGCCTGA
- the urtC gene encoding urea ABC transporter permease subunit UrtC, translated as MRIARALTGDTGGQLMLTVLLVVTVLVPVLNLAVPQTSAWHVSTFTVTLLGKYLTYALLAVAVDLVWGYLGILSLGHGAFFALGGYAMGMYLMRQVGDRGVYGNPDLPDFMVFLNWQELPWFWHGFDLFWFAALMAVLVPGVLAYLFGWAAFRSRVTGVYLSIITQALTYALMLAFFRNEMGFGGNNGLTDFKDLLGFDLQRDATRVGLFIASAAALALGYLATRIIVNSRLGRVAVAIRDAESRTRFIGYRVERVKAALFAFSAMLAGVAGALYVPQVGIINPGEFSPLNSIELVIWVAVGGRATLYGAVVGAILVNYGKTVFTGVFPEAWLFALGALFVLVTLFLPRGIAGLRLPGRAG; from the coding sequence ATGAGGATAGCACGCGCATTGACGGGCGATACCGGCGGTCAGCTCATGCTGACGGTGCTGCTGGTGGTGACCGTGCTGGTGCCGGTCTTGAACCTGGCAGTGCCGCAGACGAGTGCCTGGCATGTCTCCACCTTTACGGTGACCCTGCTCGGCAAGTATCTGACCTATGCCCTGCTGGCCGTGGCCGTGGACCTGGTGTGGGGCTATCTCGGTATCCTGAGCCTGGGGCACGGGGCCTTTTTCGCGCTCGGCGGCTATGCGATGGGGATGTATCTGATGCGCCAGGTGGGCGACCGCGGGGTCTACGGCAACCCGGACCTGCCGGACTTCATGGTCTTTCTGAATTGGCAGGAATTGCCCTGGTTCTGGCACGGCTTCGATCTCTTCTGGTTCGCCGCGCTGATGGCGGTGCTGGTCCCCGGGGTGCTGGCCTATCTGTTCGGCTGGGCGGCCTTTCGCTCCCGCGTGACCGGGGTCTATCTCTCCATCATCACCCAGGCGCTGACCTATGCCCTGATGCTCGCCTTCTTCCGCAATGAGATGGGCTTCGGCGGTAATAATGGGCTCACCGACTTCAAGGACCTGCTGGGCTTCGACCTGCAGCGCGATGCCACCCGCGTGGGGCTCTTCATCGCCTCGGCGGCGGCGCTCGCACTGGGCTATCTCGCGACCCGCATCATCGTCAATTCCCGTCTGGGGCGGGTGGCCGTGGCGATCCGCGATGCCGAGTCGCGTACCCGCTTCATCGGCTATCGGGTGGAGCGGGTCAAGGCCGCCCTCTTTGCCTTCTCCGCCATGCTGGCGGGGGTGGCCGGCGCACTCTATGTCCCACAGGTCGGCATCATCAATCCCGGTGAATTCTCGCCGCTCAACTCCATCGAACTGGTGATCTGGGTGGCCGTGGGCGGGCGCGCCACGCTCTATGGGGCGGTGGTGGGGGCCATCCTGGTCAACTATGGCAAGACCGTCTTCACCGGGGTCTTCCCGGAGGCCTGGCTCTTCGCCCTGGGCGCGCTCTTTGTACTGGTCACGCTCTTCCTGCCCCGCGGTATCGCGGGTCTGCGCCTCCCGGGGAGGGCCGGCTGA
- the urtD gene encoding urea ABC transporter ATP-binding protein UrtD, translating to MGGQVERWQYLNPGKTLAETLDISHKTLLYVEGVTVSFDGFRALNDLSFYVDIGELRCVIGPNGAGKTTMMDVVTGKTRPDQGFVFFGQSINLLELDEPRIAQAGIGRKFQKPTVFEQHAVAENLELAMAGDKRVWPTFTARLSGEQRDRIDEVLTIIGLTEQARRPAGALSHGQKQWLEIGMLLMQNPLLLLVDEPVAGMTHQEMDRTAELLLSLEGKHSVVVVEHDMDFVRSIAKRVTVLHQGSVLAEGSMDEVQRDPRVVEVYLGE from the coding sequence ATGGGCGGACAGGTTGAACGCTGGCAGTATCTCAATCCGGGCAAGACGCTCGCCGAGACCCTGGATATCTCCCATAAGACCCTCCTCTATGTGGAGGGGGTGACGGTGAGCTTCGACGGCTTCCGCGCCTTGAATGACCTGTCCTTCTATGTCGATATCGGTGAATTGCGCTGTGTCATCGGGCCCAATGGGGCGGGCAAGACCACCATGATGGATGTCGTCACCGGCAAGACGCGCCCGGATCAGGGCTTCGTGTTCTTCGGCCAGAGTATCAATCTGCTGGAACTCGATGAGCCGCGCATCGCCCAGGCCGGGATCGGCCGCAAGTTCCAGAAGCCCACGGTCTTCGAGCAGCATGCGGTGGCCGAGAACCTGGAACTGGCCATGGCCGGCGACAAGCGCGTCTGGCCCACCTTCACCGCCCGACTCTCCGGTGAGCAGCGCGACCGCATCGACGAGGTCCTGACCATCATCGGTCTCACGGAGCAGGCCCGGCGTCCGGCCGGGGCACTCTCCCACGGCCAGAAGCAATGGCTGGAGATCGGCATGTTGCTGATGCAGAACCCGCTCCTGCTCCTGGTCGACGAGCCGGTGGCCGGCATGACCCACCAGGAGATGGACCGCACCGCGGAACTGCTGCTGTCGCTGGAGGGCAAGCACTCGGTGGTGGTGGTGGAGCACGACATGGACTTCGTGCGCTCCATCGCCAAGCGGGTCACGGTGCTGCACCAGGGGTCGGTGCTGGCCGAGGGGTCCATGGACGAGGTCCAGCGTGACCCGCGGGTGGTGGAGGTCTATTTGGGGGAGTGA
- the urtB gene encoding urea ABC transporter permease subunit UrtB translates to MLSHESPLRCALPILAALWLLSAALLWSGATLADPLEDALPGLGDRALPVRQQAVAALVAAGDARALPILEGLLAGDLYTREGDPAVVLASPVGTSLRLTHPITGADLGEADRSAVKKITVTNALRTTLRGAIAALSLGSPDPAVRLRSARAVMQDPSPEAVATLRARLGQEQDARVRATLDLALAVAALRVGTAEERLAAITTLNGSLYPEARNALAAMLASEPDPAVRAAAQQCLDEIDARVAWNARAETLFFGLSLGSVLVLAAIGLAITFGVMGVINMAHGELMMLGAYTTYLVQQAMPGLLDYSLFVAIPAAFVVAGLFGIAIERTVIRFLYGRPLETLLATFGISLILQQLVRTVISAQNVTVENPSWMSGSLQVNPGLALTYNRLYILAFAGAVFLALLLILKRTALGLQVRAVAQNRAMARAMGVRSQRVDALTFGLGAGVAGVAGVALSQLTNVGPNMGQAYIIDSFMVVVFGGVGNLWGTLIGGTVLGVANKLMEPWAGAVLAKILVLVFIILFIQKRPRGLFPQRGRAAEG, encoded by the coding sequence ATGCTAAGTCACGAATCGCCGCTGCGTTGCGCCCTGCCCATACTCGCTGCCCTGTGGCTGCTGTCGGCGGCGCTGCTGTGGTCGGGTGCGACGCTGGCCGATCCCCTGGAGGACGCCCTGCCGGGGCTGGGCGACCGGGCACTCCCGGTCAGACAGCAGGCGGTCGCCGCGCTCGTCGCCGCCGGTGACGCCCGCGCCCTGCCGATCCTCGAAGGGCTGCTTGCGGGCGACCTCTACACGCGCGAGGGTGACCCCGCGGTGGTGCTGGCGAGCCCGGTCGGCACCAGCCTGCGCCTCACCCATCCCATCACCGGGGCGGACCTGGGTGAGGCAGACCGGTCCGCGGTCAAGAAGATCACCGTGACCAATGCACTGCGCACCACGCTGCGCGGCGCTATCGCCGCGCTAAGCCTCGGCAGTCCGGACCCGGCCGTGCGCCTGCGCTCCGCCCGCGCGGTGATGCAGGACCCGAGCCCGGAGGCGGTCGCGACCTTGCGGGCGCGCCTGGGGCAGGAGCAGGACGCGCGGGTGCGTGCGACCCTGGACCTGGCCCTGGCGGTGGCGGCGCTACGGGTCGGGACGGCCGAGGAACGGCTCGCGGCCATCACCACCCTGAACGGCAGCCTCTACCCCGAGGCGCGCAACGCCCTGGCGGCCATGCTTGCGTCCGAACCGGACCCGGCGGTGCGGGCCGCGGCGCAGCAGTGTCTCGATGAGATCGATGCGCGGGTAGCCTGGAACGCCCGTGCCGAGACCCTCTTCTTCGGGCTCAGCCTGGGCTCTGTCCTGGTCCTGGCGGCCATCGGGCTGGCCATCACCTTCGGGGTCATGGGGGTCATCAATATGGCCCATGGCGAGTTGATGATGCTCGGGGCCTATACCACCTACCTGGTGCAGCAGGCGATGCCCGGACTGCTCGATTACTCGCTGTTCGTGGCCATCCCCGCGGCCTTTGTCGTCGCCGGGCTCTTCGGCATCGCCATTGAGCGCACCGTCATCCGCTTCCTGTACGGGCGCCCACTGGAGACCCTGCTGGCCACCTTCGGCATCAGCCTGATACTGCAACAATTGGTGCGCACCGTCATCTCGGCCCAGAACGTGACGGTGGAGAACCCGTCCTGGATGAGCGGCTCACTGCAGGTCAACCCGGGGCTCGCCCTGACCTACAACCGGCTCTATATCCTGGCCTTCGCCGGCGCGGTTTTCCTCGCCCTGCTGCTGATCCTCAAGCGCACGGCGCTCGGGCTGCAGGTGCGCGCCGTGGCGCAGAACCGCGCCATGGCCCGGGCCATGGGGGTGCGCTCGCAGCGCGTCGATGCACTGACCTTCGGGCTCGGGGCCGGGGTCGCGGGGGTTGCCGGTGTGGCCCTGTCCCAACTCACCAACGTGGGACCCAACATGGGGCAGGCCTACATCATCGACTCCTTCATGGTGGTGGTGTTCGGCGGGGTCGGGAACCTGTGGGGGACCCTGATCGGCGGCACCGTGCTGGGGGTGGCCAATAAGCTCATGGAACCCTGGGCGGGGGCGGTATTGGCCAAGATCCTGGTGCTGGTCTTTATCATTCTCTTCATCCAGAAGCGCCCGCGCGGTCTGTTTCCCCAGCGTGGCCGGGCGGCGGAGGGGTGA